Within Cucumis melo cultivar AY chromosome 4, USDA_Cmelo_AY_1.0, whole genome shotgun sequence, the genomic segment aaaaaaaaaaaccctaagtTCGATTGCATAGAGAAAAATGGGGGATTCCAAGAATATGCTGTTTATGTTGAAAATGAGAGGGATAAGGGGAATTAACAAGAGCATATTGAGGTTGCCGAATCTTGAAGGatgactttttcttttttttttgggtaaaaataagaaaacaacATGTTGATTTCAAGAGTAAAGACAAGaatgtatacatatatatataaaagggaAGAAAGAAACAAAGAGATGAACACAAAAGAggtgaaaatgaaaagaaattatACCATTGATGATTCGAAGTTCCTCCGATGGGTTTCATCCTTTAAAGTTCGAGTCGGAGTTTTGTGAAGAAACTGCCAATAGAAACCTAATCACCACCACCATCATCTCAACATTTCTTTCTGTGGCTGGTGTGTCTTGTAGTGTCTTGTATTTTTCTCCCGTAATAGTACAAAGACTCATGGTAAATATTgacattatatttttttctaatgaTCGAAAATTTGATTCTACATTATTCTACATGTTCATAATTGTTGTAACATATAGCATGAAGAGAAAGAGTATAAGTTAATTAGACTTATTTTAGCTCTTTTATTTGTGTATAACGACATGTTATGGTGGAGGTAATAAAActtcaaaatattaattaggGACAACATGAACATAGCTAATTAACAATGATTAACATGGACTTTCTTTTAACATTACAAAAATAGAAATGGTAATTAGACGTTCAAGTCGGGAAAAAGGAATATCAACTAAACTTGATCAATTCAATTCGTATTTTTTCCTATTACCAAAAATATTTTAGTATTAcaataatatgaaattttgttcaAACATACGAATTATATTAGCACTaaaaaaatttctcaaatttcaTTCCAAAATGATACAATAATACCAGGTGCATGTGAGATGAATAATCAAACATCTAACTTCGAAACCACTGAATATTTGATTAAATATTACTAGGTCGGATGAGCTCATACGTCAACCAATGTGAAGAAAATTTATAGAATACTACGAATTTAATTTACTCCACGTTTCCACTGCAATCTACTGTAACATACGAATGTAGGGCATGTGTGTGTAATCAAACCTCAAACTAATTTTGAGTGATTAAAGACGTATTCATATGTATTTGAATATAACAAAAGTGATtttaactatttcaaaatcactCCCTCGGATTAGACTGTTCCCACCGTGAAAATCTGGATCAAAGCAATATCTTCAATTCTTTACATGGCTTCAAGTTCTAACTTACAAGCCAAATGGGTCCGATGAAGACCGAGTATGAGAGCCAAATAGAATAGGTAGTAAAGTAAACTTATCGATCACGATGAAAATTCCACAGAGCTTGAAACAATTCTTTGGCATAAGTTTGAGTAAAATAGTTGAAAGCAGCAACCAACAAGATAGTGTGCATCCGTTTCATTGATCAAAACTCATTGGGAGGTTTTAACCTTATCAGCCTCTTGATCCTGTCTTTCTCCGTGTTCTCCAAGATGCCCTTCATAAACATCATATCAGATGATCAGTAAGAGCACTAGTGCAGTCAAAATAAACTTAGATCGAAACGAAATCCAAGGATCGAATTGTGACAGATGAAAAGTGCCATTCCTTTTTCTCCTGCAGGCAGTCTGCTCTCTCAAAGGCAATTGGCAAAGAAATTTCTTGAATTGAAGTTCTTTCTATGTTTTTAGTATGCCTATCGCTATATCTGGCTGGATTAGACCTAGAAGAAAGATTTTGAGTGAGGGAGAAAAGAAGGGGCATACCGTCCAGACAATTTCATCAAGACACAAACAAATCTTTCCATATTTGTCAAGAAACAAGCGCTCAGTTGGAGCTTTCCCACAGGCATCCTTTATCGCTGATGTTATTACAAAGATCACTTCTGCCACTTGAAGAGGTGAGAATGAAATTAATGCAGAGGATACATAgcaaaaaagaataataaataaataatagtagcaaagaaaatggaagaattagCATTTACTTACAAGCCAATTCATCATATTCGTCCTTCCCGACAACATAAACTGCTACATCGCCAAGCACAGTGTAAACAATATATACAGACCTGTTACAGAAAGTTAGCTTAGATAGATTTGACAGGTAAAACCAGCTACAGTTTACAAaagggaaaaacaaaaaacaagaacAAACACACACGAGCAGTGCTACAAAGTAGAAAGGGGCTATCGAAGTGAATGTCCATACTTGAATAGGGAAGTATTTTATTTAGCAGGAGAACAGTTTATTTCAGAACATTGCGAGGTTTGAGCTAAGAACACAACCCTCGTTCCTTTTGTACTAGTCATAGCAGAAGAAGCTAATTCATTGTCATCAATTCATTCTTCACAATGAAAACTTGGGTTATCAAATGTATACATAAAATACTATAATTATtgctattattttaaaaattcattgTGGCATAATTTCATTCCAAGCATTCTAATGGTAGTTCAAGAAGCCCCTACAGGCCCGGGTGGTGGTGCGGGGTTGTTGGTTATTAAATTTTTTCCAATCCATTTTCAAAGGTTTTAGTTTATTTTCAAGACCTCACTTTGTAGGTTGGAGTGGAGGCAATTCCTGCGTAAACCAAGAGGCTTTAGAAATAAAACATACCGCAAACAGTCAGTTATTTGAGAAGCCATTGGTTGGCAGGGAGGATACACTTTTTTTCAGATAGAAAATCAGAGATTTCATTGATAAATGAAATTAAAAGCCCACCAATGGTTGACACCATTGATTTTATACATTAGAGCAAGGAAGTTGGCTCATGTGCCAATTGATTGATGTTTTATGTTTGTGAGTGATCCTCAGCTTACACAAACTCGGGGATATTAAAATTCTAAGTAGATGGTCATCGAAGATTAAACTCATTCTCTCTTAGTCCTTTATCAAACCCAAACCTTTTATTTACCAATAGGTCAACCCACGTTGATTGtctcaattaattatattatgcaCAATCAAGGGCACCATATCATTTTCAACGCCAAATCCATAGTACATTTGATTTATATAAGTATTGCCACTTGAATACCAAAGACTTAATTGTATCAGCTTGTACTCCCTTACAGTTTCTTGCGGTCTCTCAACTGTTTAAAATATAAGGAAATTTTGGTTCTGGGAAACAGTTTCTCAGTGTGATTTTTGGTTGGTTTCTTTGAAacattaaattttatatataattgcATACAATGAACTTCAGAAGCACAATAGTAACACACGATGACATAATCACGCAAATAAAACCTCATCTATTTCCCTTGAGCATATGAAAATGTTAATGGCAAATATTTTAGATGGAATCAAAACACTAAGGGAGTGTTTGGTAGTAGTATTTGGTAGATTGTAACGAGATGCAGTtgtattgtaatgtaataacaAACTCATGTTTGGGTTGAACATCCTAGGCTCGATTTGTAATCTAAAACTTATTCCAATTTGACAATTCCAATCTAAACCtctttttcattgttttcaTACTTCGTGATCTTGTTTGTTCCGTCTTCAATTACTCACATTTCCCAACACTCCTTTGATTTCCAACTTGATTTCATTTTGGCTCTCTTTTCACACTGAGGCTGGAGAAGATTAAGAGTGTGTTTGGATTGATTTCCTAAGTGTTTAAAACTCTACTCAAATGTAGCAAAAATTAGTTTTCAAGTATAATGCATCACTGTGAATAACTTACAATTGCTTCAAAAGAACTAATTAGAAGATTC encodes:
- the LOC103503824 gene encoding uncharacterized protein LOC103503824 isoform X2 translates to MLLAVLIANSVGNILVERFHGVPAEERLHWRSFLVKLGADNLKGAKNEELYVASHKSVYIVYTVLGDVAVYVVGKDEYDELALAEVIFVITSAIKDACGKAPTERLFLDKYGKICLCLDEIVWTGILENTEKDRIKRLIRLKPPNEF
- the LOC103503824 gene encoding uncharacterized protein LOC103503824 isoform X1, encoding MLLAVLIANSVGNILVERFHGVPAEERLHWRSFLVKLGADNLKGAKNEELYVASHKSVYIVYTVLGDVAVYVVGKDEYDELALAEVIFVITSAIKDACGKAPTERLFLDKYGKICLCLDEIVWTVCPFFSPSLKIFLLGLIQPDIAIGILKT